The Rhodococcus rhodochrous DNA window TCGACCGGCCTCTCCTGGCCTCCGCGATGTTGCTGTCCAACAGCACCGCCCCCGCGGCGGTGGTGCCGGATTCCGAAGAGGTGAGGCGGACGTTCCACCGCATCCTGTTCGACAAGGCGGGCCTCGACGACCCGACCGAACAGGATCGGAACGCCGTGCGGCTGCTGTCGATGATGTGGTCCGGTCTGCTGGTCGCGTATCTCAACGGTGCAGCGACGCTCGAGGAGACCGAGGCGGACGTGCGGAGCAGCTGCGAGCTGTTGCTCGTCCATCTGACGGAATAGCGACAGGTCCGGATACGACGCGAGTCCCTCTCCCGTGTGGAAAAGGGACTCGCGTCGTGAGTGCGGGCCGGCTATCCGGCGGCGCCGATCGAGGGTGCGGTGTCGAGGACGTCCCCGAGCGCAGCGGCGGTCGCGTCCGCCCCGCCGAAGGTGAACGCCAACTGCCGTCCCCACAGGAAGTAGCGGTGGATCGGGTAGTCGATGTCGGCGCCGATACCACCGTGCAGGTGCTGGCCGGTCAGACCGACCCGCACACCGCCGCGGGATGCCCACCACTTGGCGACCAGGGCCGCGGACTCGGCTTCGTCCTCGCGTCCGACGTCGATCAACCATGCCGCCTTGCGCACCGTGAGCCGGATCGCTTCGGTGTCGAGGTAGGCGTCGGCCGCGCGCACCGCGACAGCCTGATTCGTGGACAACGGGCGGCCGAACTGCACGCGTTCGGAGGTGTACTTGGCCGTCGCCCGCAGCGTCTCCTCGCACACCCCGAGCTGAACGGCAGCAAGAGCGATGCGGATACGACGACGGGTCCAGGCCGCGATCTCCTCACCGTCACCGGGCAGGACGTCCTCGGCTCCGATGTGCACGTCCGTGAAGCGCACCGCCGCTTCGGCGCCACGTCCGGTCACGGCGACCGGGACAGCCTCGACGCCGGTCGCGTCCACCGGCGCCACCACCACGGCGACCGAGTCGTCGTCACAGCGGACCGGGACGACGACGCCGGCGATGATGGGAGCCCACGGAACGGACGGAATCTCACCGCTGATGACGAGGTCGTCGCCCTTGCGGATCGCGGTCACGGTGGGGCTCGCGCCCGGAGTGTCGTCGAACGCGCCGGTCAGGACGACCGACCCGTCGATGAGCTTCGGAACGTAACGCTCGACCTGGGTTTCCGTGCCGAACTGTGCGAGCGGAAGAGCCGCACCGGCCACAGTGGACCACACGGGAACGGGGGCGACGCGACGGCCCTGCTGCTGCAGGATCGTCGTGAGCCCGAGCATGCCCATGCCGGCGCCGCCGACGGACTCGGGTAGAGCGAGTCCGAGGAGCCCGGCGTCGGCGAGTGCCTGCCACAGGGTGGCGTCGAAGCCGCCTTCCTTGCGCTCCACCTCGACCACACGCTCGACCTTGGCCAGCGAACCGAAGACCTGCGACGCGAGGTCCTCGACCGCGATCAGGTCGTCATCGAGTTCGAATTCCATGTCAGCTCCTCGTCTCGGCCGGCGTCTTCACCGCAGCCTGTGCCGTCGCGTCGGGGCGCCTACGGGCGCCCAGGGTCATTCCGAGGGTCTTCGCCGCCACGATCTCGCGCATCACCTCGTTGCTGCCACCACCGAAGGTGTTGTTCTGCGCGCGTCGGCCGAGCGCTTCGACGCGGCCTTCGATCACGGCGCCGTGGCTACCGGGACGCAGCAGACCGCGGGCGCCGAGCACCTCCTGCAACATGCCGTAGGCCGCGACCACGCCCTCGGTTCCGAACACCTTCGCCGCGGCGGAGTCGCCACCGTCGAGGGTGTTGGCCGCGATGTCCGACACCAGACGCAGGTTCACCAGGTCGGCGGCCGACAACAGCGCGTAGACCTCGGCCAGAGTCGAACGGACCCACGGGACGTCGAACAGCACGCCGGGGCCGAAGGGCTCCTGCTTCGCCCAGGCGAGCACCTCGTCGTACATCTCGTTGGCGATGCCACCGCGGGCGGCCAGCGCGACACGCTCGTGGTTGAGCTGGCTCGTGATCAGGGTCCAGCCGCCGTTGAGCTCGCCGACGACGTTGCTCAGCGGAACGCGGATGTTCTCGTAGTACGTGACCGCCGTGCTGATTCCGCCGACGGTCTGGATCTCGGTGGCGGAGAAGCCCGGCGACGAGGTCGGCACGAGCACGACCGAGATCCCCTTGTGGCGGGGCGCGTCCGGATCGGTGCGCACGGCGAGCCAGATCCAGTCGGCGAAGATGGCCGAACTCGTGAACAGCTTGTTGCCGTCGATGACGAGTTCGTCACCGTCGATGCGGGCCCGCGTCTGGAGCGCGGCGAGGTCGGTGCCGGCGCCGGGCTCGGTGTACCCGATCGCGAACTTCAGTTCACCCGTGAGGATCTTGGGAAGGAAGAAGTCCTTCTGCTCCTGC harbors:
- a CDS encoding acyl-CoA dehydrogenase family protein, giving the protein MEFELDDDLIAVEDLASQVFGSLAKVERVVEVERKEGGFDATLWQALADAGLLGLALPESVGGAGMGMLGLTTILQQQGRRVAPVPVWSTVAGAALPLAQFGTETQVERYVPKLIDGSVVLTGAFDDTPGASPTVTAIRKGDDLVISGEIPSVPWAPIIAGVVVPVRCDDDSVAVVVAPVDATGVEAVPVAVTGRGAEAAVRFTDVHIGAEDVLPGDGEEIAAWTRRRIRIALAAVQLGVCEETLRATAKYTSERVQFGRPLSTNQAVAVRAADAYLDTEAIRLTVRKAAWLIDVGREDEAESAALVAKWWASRGGVRVGLTGQHLHGGIGADIDYPIHRYFLWGRQLAFTFGGADATAAALGDVLDTAPSIGAAG
- a CDS encoding acyl-CoA dehydrogenase family protein, coding for MHPELSDKSRRLRTELREYFARIIDDDDRRALVDQTEGGPVFDKIYRQMGADGWLGLGWPEEYGGRGEDPEALYVFYDETIRAGAPVSLVTLNTVAPALMKYGTQEQKDFFLPKILTGELKFAIGYTEPGAGTDLAALQTRARIDGDELVIDGNKLFTSSAIFADWIWLAVRTDPDAPRHKGISVVLVPTSSPGFSATEIQTVGGISTAVTYYENIRVPLSNVVGELNGGWTLITSQLNHERVALAARGGIANEMYDEVLAWAKQEPFGPGVLFDVPWVRSTLAEVYALLSAADLVNLRLVSDIAANTLDGGDSAAAKVFGTEGVVAAYGMLQEVLGARGLLRPGSHGAVIEGRVEALGRRAQNNTFGGGSNEVMREIVAAKTLGMTLGARRRPDATAQAAVKTPAETRS